One window from the genome of Yarrowia lipolytica chromosome 1B, complete sequence encodes:
- a CDS encoding uncharacterized protein (Compare to YALI0B18040g, similar to uniprot|P36095 Saccharomyces cerevisiae YKL041w VPS24 endosomal Vps protein complex subunit singleton, similar to Saccharomyces cerevisiae VPS24 (YKL041W); ancestral locus Anc_2.558) gives MNYIKKAIYGPDPAEQRRTCQSLIRQNQRQIDRQLASLQSSEAKTKQMIKASAKRNDVKSARILAKEIYGVKKQRERLHTSKAQLNSVSLQVDEAFSLQKIQGSMKTSTGVMKEVNQLVRLPELMGSMQQLSMELVKSGIIDEMVGDTLDTLDDNEMVDEDAEKEIDSILGEITNGAIGTPQPAKEKVAPKKESVTPVPQAPTTELEDEEDEDDEALLMDMRERFKALQG, from the coding sequence ATGAACTACATCAAAAAAGCGATATACGGCCCCGATCCGGCGGAGCAGCGGCGCACGTGCCAGTCTCTGATTCGGCAAAACCAGCGACAGATCGACCGGCAGCTGGCGTCGCTGCAGTCGTCAGAGGCCAAAACCAAGCAGATGATCAAGGCATCTGCGAAACGAAACGATGTCAAAAGTGCGCGGATTTTGGCTAAGGAGATCTACGGCGTCAAGAAACAGCGGGAACGGCTTCACACGTCCAAAGCACAACTTAATTCTGTCTCACTTCAGGTCGATGAGGCGTTTTCTCTACAGAAGATCCAAGGGTCGATGAAAACGTCAACAGGGGTCATGAAGGAGGTCAACCAGCTGGTGCGTCTTCCCGAGCTCATGGGATCGATGCAGCAGCTGTCCATGGAGCTTGTCAAGTCTGGAATCATCGACGAAATGGTCGGAGACACCTTGGACACTCTAGATGATAACGAAATGGTGGATGAGGACGCAGAAAAGGAGATTGACAGCATTTTGGGCGAAATCACAAACGGCGCTATTGGTACCCCTCAGCcggccaaggagaaggttgcccccaagaaggagagcgTCACTCCTGTTCCCCAGGCTCCTACCACCGAgctggaagatgaggaggatgaggatgatgaggccttgttgatggaTATGAGAGAGCGGTTTAAGGCGCTACAGGGATAA
- a CDS encoding uncharacterized protein (Compare to YALI0B18062g, similar to uniprot|P35189 Saccharomyces cerevisiae YPL129w ANC1 TFIIF subunit (transcription initiation factor) 30 kD P2.59.f2.1, similar to Saccharomyces cerevisiae YAF9 (YNL107W); ancestral locus Anc_2.170), producing MFQYDVSMLTQVQRQIKITTTQEVLDDVPPQQEGFPMRKWAIEISMLNDKGEEVPATMFDEVIYQLHPTFVNPNRTFKKPPFRIEEQGWGEFDLKIVFVPADKGPKQSVTHDLNFQKSKYEVIHNLKFPTNRPGLAKLLAETGPVPGYSAQAASPAPDKRRAEEDDSKLKKKSKVLEKSSVDLERLAAGLQRLKEDDLIRVLQMVTDNKTSDMAINNNVDEGEFHMDLFTFPDNLLKSLWDFTKRRFPDV from the coding sequence ATGTTTCAATATGATGTCTCCATGCTAACCCAGGTCCAACGACAAATAAAAATCACAACCACCCAGGAGGTGCTAGACGACGTGCCTCCGCAGCAGGAAGGATTTCCCATGCGAAAGTGGGCCATCGAGATCTCGATGCTCAACGACAAAGGTGAGGAGGTGCCCGCCACGATGTTCGATGAGGTTATCTACCAGCTGCACCCCACGTTCGTCAACCCCAACCGAACGTTCAAGAAGCCTCCGTTTCGAATCGAGGAGCAAGGATGGGGAGAGTTCGATCTCAAGATTGTGTTCGTGCCAGCTGACAAGGGCCCCAAGCAGTCGGTCACTCACGACCTCAACTTCCAAAAGTCCAAGTACGAGGTGATTCACAACCTAAAGTTCCCTACCAATCGGCCTGGTCTGGCCAAGCTGTTGGCCGAAACGGGCCCCGTGCCTGGATACTCTGCGCAGGCGGCCTCTCCGGCACCAGACAAGCGACgggccgaggaggacgactccaagctcaagaagaagagcaaagTGCTGGAAAAGTCCAGCGTGGACCTGGAGCGGCTTGCTGCCggcctccagagactcaaggaggacgatcTCATCCGAGTGCTGCAGATGGTCACGGACAACAAGACTTCTGACATggccatcaacaacaacgtcGACGAGGGTGAATTCCACATGGACCTGTTCACCTTCCCCGACAATCTGCTCAAGAGTCTGTGGGATTTCACAAAGCGACGATTCCCCGATGTTTAA